A section of the Devosia rhizoryzae genome encodes:
- a CDS encoding L,D-transpeptidase: MISRRLFLLGASATVLSACTTTRQPVVQEPTIDPYYQAMYGTLTNEPYIVEAMDLRRVDPKWWRQEVEYFTSERPGTLVVDTPAHYLYLVMENNRALRYGVGVGKDEALVFRGDATIGRKAAWPRWTPTQSMIRREPDRYGPYAGGMEPGPTNPLGPRALYLYKNGNDTLFRIHGTTEPYTIGTNVSSGCIRLMNQDIIDLYARVPVGARVTVIN; encoded by the coding sequence TTGATTTCCCGTCGCCTGTTCCTGCTTGGCGCCTCCGCCACCGTGCTTTCCGCCTGCACCACAACCCGCCAGCCGGTCGTGCAGGAGCCCACCATCGATCCATACTATCAGGCCATGTATGGCACGTTGACCAACGAGCCCTATATCGTTGAGGCGATGGATCTGCGTCGCGTGGACCCCAAGTGGTGGCGCCAGGAAGTGGAGTATTTCACCTCCGAGCGTCCGGGCACGCTCGTGGTCGATACCCCGGCGCACTACCTCTACCTCGTCATGGAAAACAACCGCGCGCTGCGCTACGGCGTCGGCGTCGGCAAGGACGAAGCCCTGGTGTTCCGTGGCGACGCCACGATCGGCCGCAAGGCTGCCTGGCCGCGCTGGACCCCGACCCAGTCGATGATCCGCCGCGAACCGGACCGCTATGGCCCATATGCCGGTGGCATGGAGCCGGGCCCGACCAATCCGCTGGGGCCGCGCGCGCTTTACCTCTACAAGAACGGCAACGACACCCTGTTCCGCATTCATGGCACGACCGAGCCCTATACGATCGGCACCAATGTGTCGTCGGGCTGCATACGTCTCATGAACCAGGACATCATTGACCTCTACGCCCGCGTTCCGGTAGGAGCGCGCGTGACGGTCATCAACTGA
- a CDS encoding alpha/beta hydrolase, with product MSWRNKEMVMATILFIHSAGAQGLGEGSSRFLANLRATMPAGWTLLAPPMPEPDAPSAAPWIAATAEALASVEGEFVTLGHSLGGSTLLQALARHGNPPGLLGVVLLAVPFWSAADWNVAEFALDRGDIQNLANVGRVILLQGSADEVVPADHAQHHADILPRVEIQSLQGADHEAADAAAAVLQAVHDLVSAKL from the coding sequence ATGTCGTGGCGCAACAAGGAGATGGTGATGGCCACGATCCTCTTTATCCACAGCGCCGGAGCCCAGGGGCTGGGCGAAGGCAGCTCCCGCTTTCTCGCGAACCTTCGCGCCACGATGCCTGCCGGATGGACGCTGCTGGCGCCTCCCATGCCGGAGCCCGACGCACCCAGTGCTGCGCCCTGGATCGCGGCAACAGCCGAGGCCCTTGCCAGTGTGGAGGGCGAGTTCGTCACCCTCGGCCACTCACTGGGCGGGTCGACTCTGCTTCAAGCGCTTGCCCGCCACGGTAATCCACCTGGCCTGCTTGGTGTGGTGCTACTTGCGGTGCCGTTCTGGAGCGCGGCCGACTGGAATGTGGCTGAATTTGCGCTGGATCGCGGCGACATCCAGAACCTTGCGAATGTCGGTCGAGTTATCCTGCTGCAGGGCAGCGCCGACGAAGTGGTTCCGGCCGATCACGCGCAGCACCACGCCGATATTCTCCCGCGGGTGGAAATCCAATCGCTGCAAGGGGCTGATCATGAAGCCGCTGATGCGGCGGCCGCTGTGTTGCAGGCTGTTCACGACCTCGTCAGCGCAAAACTGTAG
- the pnp gene encoding polyribonucleotide nucleotidyltransferase, whose translation MSINFDHHKVELNWGGQPLTLETGKIARQADGAVLATLGETVLLATVVSAKSAKPGQDFFPLTVNYQEKYFAAGKIPGGYFKREGRPTENETLTSRLIDRPIRPLFPDGYRNETQVVVTVLQHDMENNPDVLAMVAASAALTISGVPFMGPIGAARVGYVNGEYVLNLPVDRRADSKLDLVMAGTQDAVLMVESEAQELSEEVMLGAVMFGHKASAQVIEAIIQLAELAAKEPREFTPPDFSALEQEVLGIAEADLRAAYQITDKADRYAAVAAANTKVKEAFAAKIEAGDVSKEALGEVVHNLQAKIVRWNILDTGSRIDGRDLSTVRPILAEVGVLPRTHGSAIFTRGETQALVVATLGTADDEQFIDSLEGTYKQNFLLHYNFPPYSVGEAGRMGSPGRREIGHGKLAWRAINPIRPSMEEFPYTVRVVSEITESNGSSSMATVCGTSLALMDAGVPMKRPVAGIAMGLILEGEKFAVLSDILGDEDHLGDMDFKVAGTEEGVTSLQMDIKIAGITEEIMKIALEQAKGGRIHILGEMAKALSASRGEVGEFAPRIETLKIPTDKIREVIGTGGKVIREIVEKTGAKINIEDDGTVKVSSSDGSQIEAAIKWIRSITDEAEVGAIYQGTVVKTADFGAFVNFFGAKDGLVHISQLADQRVAKTTDVVKEGDKVWVKLLGFDERGKVRLSMKVVDQATGKEITKEEAAAE comes from the coding sequence ATGTCGATCAATTTTGATCACCACAAGGTCGAACTCAACTGGGGCGGCCAGCCGCTGACCCTTGAGACCGGCAAGATCGCCCGCCAGGCCGATGGCGCCGTGCTCGCCACCCTGGGCGAAACCGTGCTGCTGGCGACCGTCGTCAGCGCCAAGTCCGCCAAGCCCGGCCAGGACTTCTTCCCGCTGACCGTCAACTACCAGGAAAAGTATTTTGCCGCCGGCAAGATCCCGGGCGGCTACTTCAAGCGCGAAGGCCGTCCGACCGAGAACGAGACGCTGACCTCGCGCCTCATCGACCGTCCGATCCGTCCGCTGTTCCCCGATGGCTATCGCAACGAGACCCAGGTCGTCGTTACCGTTCTCCAGCATGACATGGAGAACAATCCCGACGTGCTCGCCATGGTCGCAGCTTCCGCTGCGCTGACCATTTCGGGCGTCCCCTTCATGGGCCCGATCGGCGCTGCCCGCGTCGGTTACGTCAATGGCGAATACGTCCTCAACCTCCCCGTCGATCGTCGCGCTGACTCCAAGCTCGACCTCGTCATGGCCGGCACCCAGGACGCCGTCCTGATGGTGGAATCGGAAGCCCAGGAGCTTTCCGAGGAAGTCATGCTCGGCGCCGTGATGTTCGGTCACAAGGCCTCGGCACAGGTGATCGAAGCCATCATCCAGCTCGCAGAACTGGCCGCCAAGGAACCGCGCGAATTCACGCCGCCCGATTTCTCCGCGCTCGAGCAGGAAGTGCTCGGCATTGCCGAAGCCGACCTCCGCGCTGCCTACCAGATCACCGACAAGGCTGATCGCTACGCCGCCGTTGCCGCCGCCAACACCAAGGTCAAGGAAGCATTTGCCGCCAAGATCGAGGCCGGCGACGTTTCCAAGGAAGCGCTTGGCGAAGTGGTCCACAATCTCCAGGCCAAGATCGTGCGCTGGAACATTCTGGATACCGGCTCGCGCATCGACGGCCGTGATCTCTCGACCGTTCGCCCGATCCTCGCCGAAGTCGGCGTTCTGCCGCGCACCCATGGTTCTGCCATCTTCACCCGTGGCGAAACCCAGGCGCTGGTGGTTGCCACCCTCGGCACTGCCGATGACGAGCAGTTCATCGATTCGCTCGAAGGCACCTACAAGCAGAACTTCCTCCTGCACTACAACTTCCCGCCCTATTCGGTCGGTGAAGCTGGCCGAATGGGCTCGCCCGGTCGCCGCGAAATCGGCCACGGCAAGCTCGCCTGGCGCGCCATCAACCCGATCCGTCCCTCGATGGAAGAGTTCCCCTACACGGTTCGCGTCGTGTCGGAGATCACTGAGTCGAATGGTTCTTCGTCGATGGCAACCGTCTGCGGCACCTCGCTGGCACTGATGGATGCCGGCGTGCCGATGAAGCGCCCGGTGGCCGGTATCGCCATGGGCCTGATCCTTGAAGGCGAAAAGTTCGCCGTTCTCTCGGACATTCTTGGCGACGAGGATCACCTTGGCGACATGGACTTCAAGGTGGCAGGCACCGAAGAAGGCGTGACCTCGCTGCAGATGGACATCAAGATTGCCGGCATTACCGAGGAGATCATGAAGATCGCCCTCGAGCAGGCCAAGGGCGGTCGTATCCACATCCTGGGCGAAATGGCCAAGGCCCTGTCGGCATCGCGTGGCGAAGTGGGCGAGTTCGCGCCCCGCATCGAAACGCTCAAGATCCCGACCGACAAGATTCGCGAAGTGATCGGCACCGGCGGCAAGGTGATCCGCGAGATCGTCGAAAAGACCGGCGCCAAGATCAACATCGAAGACGACGGCACCGTAAAGGTTTCGTCCTCCGACGGTTCGCAGATCGAAGCGGCCATCAAGTGGATCCGCTCGATCACCGACGAAGCCGAAGTCGGCGCCATCTATCAGGGCACCGTGGTCAAGACCGCCGATTTCGGCGCCTTCGTGAACTTCTTCGGTGCCAAGGACGGTCTCGTCCATATCAGCCAGTTGGCCGACCAGCGCGTTGCCAAGACCACCGACGTGGTCAAGGAAGGCGACAAGGTCTGGGTCAAGCTCCTCGGCTTTGACGAGCGCGGCAAGGTCCGCCTTTCCATGAAGGTCGTCGATCAGGCAACCGGCAAGGAAATCACCAAGGAAGAAGCGGCCGCCGAATAA
- the rpsO gene encoding 30S ribosomal protein S15 translates to MSITAERKNELIQEYATKANDTGSPEVQVAILSERIANLTEHFKDHGKDNHSRRGLLKLVSTRRRLLDYLKKADDARYKTLIEKLGLRR, encoded by the coding sequence ATGTCGATCACTGCAGAACGCAAGAATGAACTGATCCAGGAATACGCCACCAAGGCTAACGATACCGGCTCGCCGGAAGTCCAAGTTGCGATCCTGTCCGAACGTATTGCCAATCTCACCGAGCACTTCAAGGATCACGGCAAGGATAACCATTCCCGCCGCGGCCTGCTCAAGCTTGTTTCGACCCGCCGCCGCCTCCTCGACTACCTCAAGAAGGCCGACGACGCTCGCTACAAGACCCTGATCGAAAAGCTCGGCCTGCGCCGCTAA
- a CDS encoding sensor histidine kinase, with amino-acid sequence MAQTTVPDGVGNGASQRPKHAFVRPLALYLFALILVILIPSLIVALVLINRTNDAQEDVVQALTNATVQAIGQTVDREVSGMVTTLRVLSTTSALDAGNLAELHRRGEMALIGTGAHLIAVDADLRQLLNTRVPFGQTDGQTSDPETAAKAVTRKLPTISGVFFGRTAQTTVFNVWLPIENNPAVRLLALTQNTQDLLPALQSRQLPGGWHAALVDARNNVIVATADTGLEPNTNLSLRQGIDLPSGEWVSEELNGEKVVTSEWRSNLTGWRVVAWAEADRIQKPLGDSILQLGAWGIAIALVAALVATLIATRIGESVQGLRLDAARLGRGEMIYPRTYPVTEIAEISKALAEASEQRKTAERDNRFLMRELAHRSKNQMAVINAMAKQTARGATDVRSYVAALEKRIMGLARSTDLLLANGRAGVMLRDLVELQLAPFLPGVNENRARVEGPDLRINPQGAQILGMALHELATNATRHGAFSVSDGTLALTWHVQGDELVLNWRESVAGPLVIETGRTGFGTIVLRTMVGGALGAQVQREAHPDGVEWTFHVPLSALDPAFAAERPDEKP; translated from the coding sequence ATGGCGCAGACTACCGTCCCCGACGGGGTTGGTAACGGCGCTTCGCAGCGGCCGAAGCATGCTTTCGTCCGGCCGCTGGCGCTTTATCTGTTCGCGCTGATCCTTGTTATCCTGATCCCGTCGCTTATCGTGGCGCTGGTGCTGATCAACCGCACCAATGATGCTCAGGAAGACGTGGTTCAGGCGCTGACCAATGCCACGGTGCAGGCCATCGGGCAGACTGTGGACCGCGAAGTCTCGGGCATGGTGACGACGCTGCGCGTTCTGTCGACAACGAGTGCACTCGACGCGGGCAATCTGGCCGAGCTGCATCGGCGGGGTGAGATGGCGCTTATCGGCACTGGCGCCCACTTGATTGCCGTGGATGCCGATCTGAGGCAGCTTCTCAATACCCGCGTCCCTTTCGGGCAAACCGATGGGCAAACCTCCGATCCTGAAACGGCAGCCAAGGCGGTCACCCGAAAACTTCCCACCATTTCCGGCGTCTTCTTTGGCCGCACGGCGCAGACAACGGTGTTCAACGTCTGGCTGCCGATCGAAAACAATCCCGCGGTCAGGCTCCTGGCGCTGACGCAAAACACCCAGGACCTGCTCCCGGCGCTGCAATCGCGGCAATTGCCCGGCGGCTGGCATGCCGCGCTGGTGGATGCGCGAAACAATGTGATCGTCGCCACCGCCGATACCGGTCTTGAGCCCAACACCAATCTGTCATTGCGCCAGGGCATCGATCTGCCATCAGGGGAATGGGTCAGCGAAGAACTCAACGGCGAAAAGGTCGTCACCTCGGAATGGCGCTCCAATCTCACAGGGTGGCGCGTCGTCGCCTGGGCAGAAGCGGACCGGATCCAAAAGCCATTGGGCGACTCCATCCTGCAGCTGGGAGCCTGGGGTATCGCCATCGCGCTGGTGGCAGCACTTGTCGCCACGCTGATCGCCACCCGGATCGGGGAGAGCGTCCAGGGCTTGCGGCTCGATGCTGCACGGTTGGGACGGGGTGAAATGATCTATCCGCGGACATATCCGGTCACCGAGATCGCCGAGATTTCCAAGGCTCTGGCGGAGGCCAGCGAGCAGCGCAAGACTGCTGAGCGCGACAATCGCTTCCTGATGCGCGAACTGGCGCATCGCTCCAAGAACCAGATGGCGGTCATCAATGCGATGGCCAAGCAGACCGCCCGCGGCGCGACCGATGTGCGCAGCTATGTCGCAGCGCTTGAAAAGCGCATCATGGGACTGGCGCGCTCGACCGATCTCCTGCTCGCCAATGGCCGTGCAGGCGTCATGCTGCGCGACCTTGTGGAGCTACAGCTGGCGCCGTTTCTGCCGGGCGTGAATGAGAACCGCGCCCGGGTCGAAGGCCCGGACCTCCGCATCAATCCGCAGGGCGCGCAGATCCTGGGCATGGCGCTGCACGAATTGGCAACCAATGCCACCCGCCACGGTGCTTTCTCGGTGTCGGACGGCACGTTGGCCTTGACCTGGCATGTTCAAGGCGATGAGCTCGTGCTGAACTGGCGTGAGAGCGTTGCGGGTCCGCTGGTGATCGAAACCGGCCGCACCGGCTTCGGCACGATCGTCCTTCGCACCATGGTTGGCGGAGCTCTGGGTGCGCAGGTGCAACGCGAAGCCCATCCTGATGGGGTCGAGTGGACCTTCCATGTGCCCCTTTCGGCGCTGGATCCTGCCTTTGCTGCCGAGCGGCCCGACGAAAAGCCATAA